In Bactrocera neohumeralis isolate Rockhampton chromosome 5, APGP_CSIRO_Bneo_wtdbg2-racon-allhic-juicebox.fasta_v2, whole genome shotgun sequence, the genomic window caggtaaaatatttaatttattttttatttaatattattcacatacatatataaaatcttCAGCACTTTCGCCCAGCTCACTGGttatacaattatttaatttatatatttctaatgCACATACAACATTGTCACAAGCAGCTTTATTTAAAACTCATTTCAAATCAATACACCCATTTATGGTTCGTTTGTATGTCTTTAGCACGGTCCAGAGCGCAGCATATTCAGACTGCGTCCACGGCGTTCCGCATCACGGCGCACGCAATCGTAATTGCAGCGGTTCGAATAGGTCACCATGTTGGAGCCGCAGACTGGATCGTAGTTGCGTGGGCACGGGCAGAAGGGCCCA contains:
- the LOC126759787 gene encoding serine protease inhibitor Kazal-type 2-like, which produces MQFLRLITSLLLAVVLLATLTAAAPAAESDGPFCPCPRNYDPVCGSNMVTYSNRCNYDCVRRDAERRGRSLNMLRSGPC